A single window of Mycolicibacterium aurum DNA harbors:
- a CDS encoding alpha/beta fold hydrolase: MAVDTDKHAERREGMTTARDIEVHHGRAWVDPDQTVRIGYTVATPPEPTKTVVLLHGAPQTRYEWRKVMMPLAVAGYRVIMPDYRGAGASDKPREGYDKWTMAGDIHSLVRGTLGVAEPVSLVGHDLGSTLALSFALRYRDDVVSATFMEAPLPGTAYYEWRVAQKSAWQFSFHANTDVAVYLTHGRERWYINRFFDELTYQPDAISNDDLDVYARAFEAPGAMRALCEIYRELDRDADDNRTALQQSGKLTIPVLASGGASGPLAGNFRAMCEEVANSVTDQLVPDCGHWVAEEQPEYFTTMFCDFDTRARS; encoded by the coding sequence ATGGCCGTCGACACGGATAAACACGCAGAAAGGCGAGAGGGCATGACCACAGCGCGCGATATCGAGGTCCACCACGGTCGGGCCTGGGTTGACCCGGATCAGACGGTTCGTATCGGCTATACGGTTGCCACTCCACCTGAACCCACCAAGACCGTCGTGCTGCTCCACGGCGCCCCCCAAACGCGGTACGAGTGGCGCAAAGTCATGATGCCGCTAGCCGTCGCCGGCTATCGGGTGATCATGCCCGACTATCGCGGCGCCGGCGCGTCGGACAAACCTCGTGAGGGATACGACAAGTGGACCATGGCCGGTGATATCCACAGTCTCGTGCGCGGGACTCTGGGCGTCGCGGAGCCCGTCTCGCTTGTCGGCCATGATCTCGGGTCGACACTGGCTCTGAGTTTCGCGCTGCGGTACCGCGATGATGTCGTGAGCGCCACCTTCATGGAAGCTCCGCTGCCGGGCACTGCCTACTACGAATGGCGCGTGGCTCAGAAGTCAGCGTGGCAGTTCTCCTTTCATGCCAACACGGACGTCGCGGTGTACCTCACGCACGGACGTGAACGTTGGTACATCAACCGATTCTTCGACGAATTGACCTACCAACCGGATGCGATCTCCAACGACGACCTTGACGTTTACGCCCGCGCGTTCGAAGCCCCAGGAGCCATGCGCGCACTGTGTGAGATCTACCGCGAACTCGACCGCGACGCTGACGACAATCGCACCGCGCTCCAACAGAGCGGCAAGCTCACCATCCCGGTGTTGGCCTCTGGAGGAGCATCCGGGCCCCTCGCCGGAAACTTCCGGGCGATGTGTGAAGAGGTCGCTAATTCGGTGACAGATCAGCTTGTCCCAGACTGCGGGCACTGGGTTGCCGAAGAACAACCGGAGTACTTCACCACGATGTTCTGCGACTTCGACACGAGGGCTCGGTCCTAA
- a CDS encoding pyridoxamine 5'-phosphate oxidase family protein, with product MPRKLTDDEITALLDSRPGWAILTTIDKDGFPHTVPLGYFRRGGDVVMGVRDGTHKVANIERNQNVSVMLESGSTMADIRGVMFQGHARIVREADETLELARHAARMRGVPESEWPTAPRPGATYISVTPVRTRSWDYGDSASDQG from the coding sequence ATGCCGCGCAAACTCACTGACGACGAAATCACGGCGCTTCTCGACAGCCGTCCCGGCTGGGCGATCCTGACGACCATCGACAAGGACGGATTCCCACACACCGTGCCGCTGGGATACTTCCGGCGGGGCGGTGATGTCGTCATGGGTGTGCGAGATGGCACCCACAAAGTGGCCAACATCGAGCGCAATCAGAACGTGAGCGTCATGCTCGAAAGTGGCTCGACCATGGCCGATATCCGTGGGGTGATGTTCCAAGGTCACGCACGCATCGTTCGGGAGGCCGATGAGACGCTGGAGCTCGCACGGCACGCTGCCAGGATGCGGGGCGTGCCGGAGTCGGAGTGGCCCACCGCGCCGAGGCCGGGTGCTACCTACATCTCTGTGACGCCCGTGCGAACCAGGTCGTGGGATTACGGCGACTCGGCGTCAGACCAGGGCTGA
- a CDS encoding LLM class flavin-dependent oxidoreductase: protein MTTTGNGCRIAVRFEPDWPAEELPDFARWVEEHGFEELWFSEDLGWSGGLVMAATALAHTRRLRVGLGLVPAVSRNVSTLAMEVAALARLAPDRLTLAIGHGVPAWMEQVGARSNTPQAALEETVVALRALLAGERVTTTGRYVRLDDVGLGFPPASIPSILIGTTGPKGLRAAGRSSDGVVLPEVCTPEAVRWAKSTMNSAGALVVFAMLNVSDDASEALAQTRSKILPILDLDIYPRMTEIAGLSDAGNDLTDATLQSMAAAGTPADCARAIGDWGDAGADCVVLIAGGPDPRAMYERLARDVLPLVPTVA from the coding sequence ATGACCACGACAGGCAACGGCTGCCGCATCGCCGTACGGTTCGAGCCAGACTGGCCGGCCGAGGAACTTCCCGACTTCGCCCGTTGGGTTGAGGAACACGGCTTCGAGGAACTGTGGTTCAGCGAAGATCTCGGGTGGTCCGGAGGACTGGTCATGGCAGCGACTGCTTTGGCTCACACACGACGACTCCGGGTTGGACTCGGTCTTGTGCCGGCCGTCTCCAGGAACGTCTCGACGCTCGCAATGGAAGTCGCTGCCCTAGCGCGGCTGGCGCCCGATCGCCTGACCCTGGCGATCGGGCATGGCGTCCCGGCGTGGATGGAACAGGTGGGTGCCCGATCGAATACGCCTCAGGCGGCACTTGAGGAGACCGTCGTCGCCCTGCGCGCGTTGCTCGCGGGTGAACGAGTGACCACCACGGGCCGCTACGTCCGACTTGATGACGTCGGTCTCGGCTTCCCGCCCGCGTCCATTCCCTCAATCCTGATCGGTACTACCGGACCGAAGGGACTTCGGGCGGCAGGCCGAAGCAGTGACGGCGTTGTGCTGCCCGAAGTCTGTACGCCTGAAGCAGTGCGCTGGGCGAAGTCGACGATGAACTCTGCGGGCGCGCTGGTTGTTTTCGCCATGCTGAACGTCTCAGACGACGCCAGTGAGGCACTCGCTCAAACTCGGAGCAAGATACTTCCCATACTGGACTTGGATATCTACCCACGAATGACCGAGATCGCCGGATTGAGCGATGCCGGCAACGACCTCACCGACGCAACGCTGCAGTCGATGGCCGCCGCGGGCACCCCCGCCGACTGTGCCCGTGCAATCGGCGATTGGGGCGACGCCGGCGCCGATTGCGTGGTCCTCATTGCTGGAGGCCCTGATCCACGAGCCATGTACGAGCGGCTCGCCAGAGACGTGCTGCCACTGGTGCCCACCGTCGCCTGA
- a CDS encoding MgtC/SapB family protein — MSWLQIQPFLVALAIGLLLGLEREHSHTRKVPAGSRSFALLSLVGAVAAGIDTWAVVGGLVGVGAILALAYFRTSKEDPGTTTEIAALVAYLLGALAYTRPAVAVALAVVVAGLLVSKARIHRFAREIVSEVELEDAIKFLAVAFVVLPLLPDRGMGPYGVLNPSKVWFLVVLLTGIGWVGYIGVRALGPERGLLVTGLAGGFISASATTASMGRLSKTATSWRAPLAGALLASLATFVQLMIVIGLVDVDVLRHLWPPVVAAALVLVAIVAGVYRSATRAHQDSGATAEAEAEPASRPFALRPAIVLAAVLTLALLVGRWGAHVLGPNGAVLAAFAAGLADAHAGSVAAASLAAKGAITVGTALIAVGAALGSNLVVKVVLAFAAGGRRFGVGFLAGMAIPAAVFGIALAATVTTL, encoded by the coding sequence GTGAGCTGGCTGCAGATCCAACCGTTCCTGGTGGCGCTGGCCATCGGGCTGCTTCTCGGCTTGGAGCGGGAACACAGCCACACCCGCAAGGTGCCCGCCGGATCGCGGTCGTTCGCTCTGTTGTCGCTGGTGGGGGCAGTTGCCGCGGGTATAGACACGTGGGCGGTCGTGGGAGGTCTCGTCGGAGTCGGGGCCATCCTGGCACTCGCCTACTTTCGCACCAGCAAAGAAGACCCTGGAACCACTACGGAGATCGCGGCACTCGTGGCCTACCTCCTGGGCGCACTCGCATACACCCGGCCGGCGGTCGCAGTCGCCCTCGCGGTGGTCGTCGCCGGCCTGCTGGTGTCGAAAGCACGCATTCACCGGTTCGCACGCGAGATTGTCAGCGAGGTCGAGCTCGAGGACGCCATCAAGTTCTTGGCCGTAGCTTTCGTCGTCCTGCCGCTGCTGCCCGATAGGGGGATGGGACCCTACGGCGTACTCAATCCGTCGAAGGTGTGGTTCCTCGTGGTGCTGCTTACCGGCATCGGCTGGGTGGGGTACATCGGCGTTCGCGCGCTCGGCCCCGAGCGAGGTCTGCTCGTCACCGGCTTGGCCGGCGGCTTCATCTCGGCGAGCGCAACGACGGCATCGATGGGTCGGCTCAGCAAGACGGCCACGAGCTGGCGGGCGCCGCTGGCCGGCGCGCTCCTCGCCAGCCTCGCCACCTTCGTACAGCTCATGATCGTGATCGGCCTCGTGGATGTCGACGTGCTGCGCCACCTATGGCCTCCTGTTGTCGCGGCCGCGTTGGTACTCGTCGCGATCGTCGCAGGCGTCTACCGGAGTGCCACCCGGGCGCATCAGGACAGCGGGGCAACCGCCGAGGCTGAAGCCGAGCCGGCGAGCCGGCCTTTCGCGCTGCGTCCCGCCATCGTCCTGGCCGCGGTGTTGACCCTCGCCCTGCTGGTGGGACGTTGGGGCGCACACGTTTTGGGACCCAACGGGGCAGTGCTTGCGGCGTTCGCCGCAGGCCTGGCCGACGCCCACGCGGGCTCGGTTGCCGCCGCCAGCCTCGCCGCCAAGGGTGCCATCACCGTAGGAACTGCGTTGATTGCGGTGGGTGCCGCGCTGGGGTCGAATCTGGTCGTCAAGGTGGTCCTGGCCTTCGCCGCCGGCGGCCGCCGCTTCGGCGTCGGATTTCTTGCGGGCATGGCCATACCCGCTGCCGTGTTCGGCATCGCCCTCGCCGCAACCGTCACCACGCTCTGA
- a CDS encoding SDR family NAD(P)-dependent oxidoreductase, with protein sequence MSSLSGRRALVTGGSRGIGAGIVRRLTADGAAVAFTFSASKAEADELLADVTAHGAKAVAIHADVADPTQAAAAVDTAAAELGGMDIVVNNAGIAVKAPIEEFTQEQYDRLVAINIGGPFWTTHSSLKHLGDGGRIINIGSINADRVPVPELSVYAMTKGAVSSFTRGLARELGPRGITVNNVQPGPINTDMNPDEGDFAAALKNVTALGRYGQTSDVAAVVSFLAGPESSYVTGANLNVDGGHNV encoded by the coding sequence ATGAGCTCACTGTCGGGACGACGGGCACTGGTCACCGGGGGATCGCGGGGCATCGGAGCGGGGATCGTGCGGCGACTGACCGCCGACGGCGCCGCGGTGGCCTTCACCTTTTCGGCGTCAAAAGCGGAGGCGGACGAGCTCCTCGCCGACGTGACCGCGCACGGCGCGAAGGCCGTGGCGATCCACGCTGACGTTGCCGATCCGACTCAGGCTGCGGCCGCCGTCGACACCGCCGCCGCCGAGCTCGGTGGCATGGACATTGTGGTGAACAACGCCGGCATCGCTGTGAAGGCGCCGATCGAAGAGTTCACCCAGGAGCAGTACGACCGGCTGGTGGCAATCAACATCGGTGGCCCGTTCTGGACAACTCACAGCTCGCTCAAACATCTGGGCGACGGTGGGCGCATCATCAACATCGGCAGCATCAACGCCGACCGGGTCCCGGTTCCCGAACTGTCGGTGTACGCGATGACCAAGGGAGCGGTGTCGTCCTTCACCCGCGGGCTGGCCCGCGAGCTCGGCCCGCGCGGCATCACCGTGAACAACGTCCAGCCGGGTCCGATCAACACCGACATGAATCCGGACGAAGGCGATTTCGCCGCGGCCCTGAAGAATGTGACAGCGCTCGGGCGTTACGGACAGACCAGTGACGTGGCCGCCGTGGTGAGCTTCCTGGCGGGCCCCGAATCCAGCTACGTGACCGGTGCAAACCTGAACGTCGACGGCGGTCACAACGTATGA
- a CDS encoding DUF4174 domain-containing protein — protein MASIALGSGSAAAAGLGDYRWTHRPLLLFAATDSEPQLVETLGRIDASRCEFVGRDMVLGVVVTEGTSTLDGRILNADEAQRLWDQYGIDGNAFTALLIGKDGGEKRRVTGVPDLSAIYALIDGMPMRSREITADPSQC, from the coding sequence ATGGCGAGCATCGCGCTCGGGTCAGGGAGTGCCGCGGCTGCCGGCCTCGGCGACTACCGCTGGACGCATCGTCCTCTGCTTCTGTTCGCGGCTACCGACAGCGAGCCGCAACTTGTGGAAACGCTGGGCCGAATAGACGCCAGTCGATGTGAGTTCGTCGGCCGTGACATGGTGCTCGGTGTGGTGGTGACCGAGGGCACCAGCACGCTCGATGGTCGGATACTCAACGCCGATGAGGCACAACGGTTGTGGGACCAGTACGGGATCGACGGCAATGCCTTCACCGCCCTGTTGATCGGCAAGGATGGCGGCGAGAAGCGCCGCGTCACCGGGGTCCCGGATCTGTCGGCAATCTATGCCCTGATCGATGGCATGCCCATGCGAAGCCGCGAAATCACTGCCGATCCGAGTCAGTGCTGA
- a CDS encoding low temperature requirement protein A: MTVSDSSAAGGPADRETGTAELREPQAPDGRSVGFLELFFDLTFVFAMSQVTHLMLDDISWQGFGRGVLALLALWWAWVCYAWLTNMFEIAREFHTVLMILAMATMFIAAIALPTAFTTGALVFGFALLAVRLINVGLFLASSSRDEEELAAAVRRLVPGLLVGPVLIVAGAFAPSPYRELLWVAAALADFGSPLRAGINGLRVVPSYFIHRHGLVIIIALGEAIISLGLGATENLHRPGVLGAVVLGVLISATLWWTYFGLTTGAEERMRRTPAPDRALLARDAYSYLHLPLVAGIVFFALGARVSVEHIDEPLSPLPALALTGGIALFYAAEVAYRWRDHHQLRVDRLLTAAATVLVYPVAISVPAGLSLIILALIGAMRLAWELWRRPQIGTGTAGAVH, translated from the coding sequence ATGACGGTCAGCGACAGCAGCGCCGCCGGCGGACCGGCTGACCGCGAGACTGGCACCGCCGAGTTGCGGGAGCCCCAGGCACCGGATGGCCGGTCGGTGGGCTTCCTGGAGCTGTTCTTCGACCTCACGTTCGTGTTCGCGATGTCGCAGGTCACCCATCTGATGCTCGATGACATCTCCTGGCAGGGGTTCGGCCGAGGTGTGCTTGCTCTGCTCGCTCTTTGGTGGGCCTGGGTGTGCTACGCCTGGCTGACCAACATGTTCGAGATCGCGCGGGAGTTCCACACGGTGCTGATGATCCTCGCGATGGCGACGATGTTCATCGCGGCGATCGCGCTGCCAACGGCATTCACAACTGGGGCCCTCGTATTCGGGTTCGCACTGCTTGCCGTCCGCCTCATCAACGTCGGATTGTTCCTCGCCTCGTCGTCCCGGGACGAGGAAGAATTGGCGGCGGCCGTCCGCCGCCTGGTGCCGGGTTTGCTTGTCGGGCCCGTCCTGATCGTTGCCGGCGCTTTTGCGCCCTCCCCGTACCGCGAGTTGTTGTGGGTCGCGGCGGCGCTGGCCGATTTCGGCAGTCCCTTGAGAGCGGGGATCAACGGACTTCGAGTCGTGCCTTCGTATTTCATCCACCGCCACGGGTTGGTCATCATCATCGCCCTGGGCGAGGCGATCATCTCCCTGGGGTTGGGGGCAACCGAAAACCTGCACCGTCCCGGTGTCCTCGGCGCTGTCGTTCTCGGGGTGCTGATCTCGGCCACCCTGTGGTGGACCTACTTCGGCCTCACCACCGGCGCCGAAGAACGCATGCGTCGAACACCCGCGCCCGACCGGGCACTGTTGGCGCGCGACGCCTACAGCTATCTGCACCTGCCGCTGGTTGCGGGCATCGTCTTCTTCGCCCTCGGGGCACGCGTTTCGGTGGAACACATCGATGAGCCGCTGTCACCGCTGCCCGCCCTTGCCCTTACCGGGGGGATTGCGCTGTTCTACGCCGCCGAGGTGGCCTACCGGTGGCGGGACCACCATCAGCTGAGAGTCGACCGGCTCCTCACCGCCGCTGCGACCGTCCTGGTGTATCCGGTGGCGATCTCCGTCCCCGCGGGCTTGTCGCTGATCATTCTTGCCTTGATCGGAGCCATGCGACTCGCGTGGGAGCTGTGGCGCCGCCCGCAGATAGGTACCGGCACAGCTGGAGCCGTGCACTAG
- a CDS encoding TetR/AcrR family transcriptional regulator — MAVGRPREFDPDQVEEAAMKLFWQHGFDGVSISDVTAVTGVNRRSIYAEFGSKEKLFMRAAERYLAGPSGYVTDALTRPTAREVAEAMVHGAANLVSGAIPGCLTTVGEAPGLAELREAIVRRLAERFDAAVADGELFGVDTVVLARWIVAVGQGISVQARSGASRAELFAVADLAMAGWPGTGA; from the coding sequence GTGGCAGTCGGGCGGCCGCGAGAATTCGATCCTGACCAGGTCGAAGAAGCGGCGATGAAACTGTTCTGGCAGCACGGCTTCGACGGGGTATCGATCTCCGACGTGACGGCTGTGACCGGCGTCAACCGACGCAGCATTTACGCCGAGTTCGGAAGCAAGGAGAAGCTGTTCATGCGGGCTGCGGAGCGTTACCTCGCGGGGCCGAGCGGCTACGTGACTGATGCGCTGACCCGGCCGACGGCCCGTGAGGTCGCCGAAGCCATGGTGCACGGTGCCGCCAACCTCGTCAGCGGCGCCATCCCCGGGTGCCTGACTACCGTCGGCGAAGCCCCCGGTCTGGCCGAGTTACGGGAAGCGATTGTGCGCCGACTCGCCGAACGATTCGACGCTGCGGTCGCCGACGGCGAGCTCTTCGGCGTCGACACTGTGGTGCTGGCGCGCTGGATTGTTGCAGTAGGCCAAGGTATTTCGGTTCAAGCCCGCAGTGGCGCCAGTCGCGCCGAACTTTTCGCCGTAGCCGACCTGGCAATGGCGGGATGGCCGGGAACGGGCGCCTAG
- a CDS encoding CIA30 family protein — MSAQTGRRLPRGLFSIAFAGVAFLSVSCGSSGQTADADATTNTPETLQSSEAPTVPDGAGVVLVDLDDAGEVATWTTVNDPVMGGKSASTITFGDGALVFSGTISLDNNGGFASARSPQDPDMGRKAAAATSLRVHARGDGKTYLLKVGTEGQPWSYVQRFPTEAGVQRIYDLPVGGFEPVGMRLDPAPDAPQKLDPSTIDEVAVYILDKQQGPFEISVSTIDATS; from the coding sequence ATGTCGGCGCAGACAGGCCGTCGGTTACCGCGTGGGCTGTTCAGCATCGCCTTCGCCGGTGTGGCGTTTCTGTCGGTGTCGTGCGGCAGCAGCGGGCAAACCGCCGACGCGGACGCGACGACGAACACGCCGGAGACTCTTCAGTCGTCCGAAGCCCCCACCGTGCCTGACGGGGCCGGCGTCGTGCTCGTCGACCTCGATGACGCCGGCGAGGTGGCCACCTGGACGACGGTCAACGATCCCGTCATGGGCGGCAAGTCCGCGTCGACGATCACGTTCGGCGATGGAGCGCTGGTGTTCTCGGGCACCATCTCGTTGGACAACAACGGCGGGTTCGCCTCAGCCCGCAGTCCGCAGGATCCCGACATGGGACGAAAGGCCGCTGCCGCGACGTCGCTGCGCGTCCACGCTCGGGGCGACGGCAAGACCTACCTGTTGAAGGTGGGCACCGAAGGGCAGCCCTGGTCCTACGTCCAGCGTTTCCCCACCGAGGCCGGAGTGCAGCGGATCTACGATCTGCCCGTCGGGGGCTTCGAGCCGGTGGGCATGCGGCTCGATCCCGCACCCGACGCCCCGCAGAAGCTGGACCCGTCGACCATCGACGAGGTGGCGGTCTACATTCTCGACAAGCAGCAGGGCCCGTTCGAGATCTCTGTCAGCACGATCGACGCCACATCCTGA
- a CDS encoding aldo/keto reductase, which translates to MTSTIANAGTFDIAGKTVARLGFGSMRLTGRGIWGEPADRDECIAVVRRAVELGVQFIDTADSYGPFVAEQIISEALYPYPPDVVVATKAGLTRNGPDVIDTEDGPKRLGPAAWPPVGRPEYLRQQVLMSLRRLKLDQIDLMQLHRIDEKVPLADQVGELKALQDEGKIVSIGLSQITPEQLAEARQIADIVTVQSRYNVIDRSAQAVLEVCNRDGIGFIPWAPVAQGGLDKAHDALAEVARQHGNTPAQVAIAWLLQTSPIMLPIPGTSKVAHLEENLAAAELTLSPAELETLTAAAR; encoded by the coding sequence ATGACTTCGACGATCGCCAACGCGGGCACGTTCGACATTGCCGGAAAGACGGTCGCCCGGCTCGGATTCGGCTCGATGCGTTTGACGGGCCGGGGGATCTGGGGTGAACCCGCCGACCGCGACGAGTGCATCGCCGTGGTACGCCGCGCTGTCGAGTTGGGCGTCCAATTCATCGACACCGCAGACTCTTACGGTCCTTTCGTCGCGGAGCAGATCATCAGCGAGGCGCTCTACCCCTATCCCCCTGACGTGGTGGTCGCGACCAAGGCGGGCCTGACCCGCAACGGGCCCGACGTGATCGACACCGAGGACGGCCCGAAACGTCTTGGCCCGGCGGCGTGGCCGCCGGTCGGACGGCCGGAGTACCTGCGGCAGCAGGTCCTGATGAGTCTGCGTCGGCTCAAGCTGGACCAGATCGACCTGATGCAGCTGCATCGCATCGATGAGAAGGTGCCGCTGGCCGATCAGGTGGGCGAGCTCAAGGCGCTGCAGGACGAGGGCAAGATCGTGTCTATCGGCCTGTCGCAGATCACCCCAGAACAGCTCGCCGAGGCCAGGCAGATCGCCGACATCGTCACGGTGCAAAGCAGATACAACGTGATCGACCGCAGCGCCCAGGCGGTTCTGGAGGTGTGCAACCGTGACGGGATCGGCTTCATCCCCTGGGCTCCCGTCGCCCAGGGCGGCCTCGACAAGGCCCACGACGCTCTCGCCGAAGTGGCCCGCCAGCATGGGAACACACCCGCGCAGGTGGCCATCGCCTGGCTCCTGCAGACATCACCGATCATGCTGCCCATTCCCGGTACGTCTAAGGTGGCGCACCTCGAGGAGAACCTTGCCGCCGCCGAATTGACGTTGTCGCCGGCCGAGCTCGAAACGCTCACTGCTGCAGCACGATAG
- a CDS encoding spinster family MFS transporter, with the protein MSTPRDGAALEPLDTHGPTRAWAAVGVLALVGTLNYVDRFLPGVLAEPIKQELALSDTAIGVINGFGFLIVYAVLGIVIARIADRGVFGAVIAGCLTLWGAMTMLGGAVQSGLQLALTRVGVAVGEAGSSPAAHAYVARNFVPEKRSAPLAVITMSIPLASAASLLGGGLLAESLGWRAAFVVMGGISVLLAPLVLWVVGSRQSLPTPPPREPSAALHWWDLLRKPSFLAMVAGTALVSAAGYSLTTFAPAFLMRSRGMSLGEVGIQYGLATGVLGILGLLIVGRIADRLATRDPRWLLWIVVILITGLLPASALAFVVESQTLCVWLLALAYVIGTAYLAPSIAAIQRLVLPEQRATASAIFLFFNATLGAVGPFLTGVISDALTAELGPQALGRALLILVPTMQLVAIGCYALAAQRYRRDIIEES; encoded by the coding sequence ATGTCGACACCGCGGGATGGCGCTGCGCTCGAACCCCTGGACACTCACGGGCCCACTCGTGCATGGGCCGCCGTCGGGGTGCTCGCCCTCGTCGGCACCCTCAACTACGTCGACCGCTTTCTGCCCGGCGTGCTGGCCGAGCCCATCAAGCAGGAACTGGCGTTGTCCGACACCGCAATCGGTGTCATCAACGGGTTTGGGTTCCTCATCGTGTATGCCGTGCTGGGCATCGTGATCGCGCGCATCGCCGACCGTGGCGTGTTCGGCGCGGTCATCGCCGGCTGCCTGACACTGTGGGGTGCAATGACCATGCTGGGTGGCGCGGTTCAGTCCGGCCTGCAGCTCGCGCTGACCCGAGTCGGCGTGGCGGTCGGCGAGGCAGGCAGCTCACCCGCAGCGCACGCCTATGTGGCGCGCAACTTCGTCCCGGAGAAGCGTTCTGCGCCGCTGGCAGTCATCACCATGTCCATCCCGCTGGCCAGTGCCGCCAGCTTGCTCGGCGGCGGTCTGCTCGCCGAGAGCCTCGGCTGGCGGGCGGCTTTCGTGGTGATGGGCGGAATCAGCGTGCTGCTGGCACCTCTGGTGTTGTGGGTGGTCGGCAGCCGCCAGAGCCTGCCCACCCCACCGCCGCGTGAGCCCTCCGCCGCGCTGCATTGGTGGGATCTGCTGCGCAAACCCAGCTTCCTGGCCATGGTGGCCGGCACTGCGCTGGTGTCGGCGGCCGGATACTCGCTCACCACCTTTGCGCCCGCGTTCCTGATGCGCAGCCGAGGTATGTCACTCGGCGAGGTCGGAATCCAGTACGGCCTGGCCACCGGCGTGCTCGGAATTCTCGGCCTTCTGATCGTCGGGCGGATCGCCGACCGGCTCGCCACCCGCGACCCGCGCTGGTTGCTGTGGATCGTGGTCATTCTGATCACGGGCCTGCTGCCCGCCTCGGCGTTGGCATTCGTCGTCGAGAGCCAGACCTTGTGCGTATGGCTGCTGGCACTGGCCTATGTCATCGGCACCGCATATCTGGCGCCGTCCATCGCGGCGATCCAGCGCCTGGTGCTCCCCGAACAGCGCGCGACAGCGTCGGCCATCTTCTTGTTCTTCAACGCGACGCTGGGCGCAGTGGGTCCGTTCCTGACCGGCGTGATCAGCGATGCACTGACCGCAGAGCTAGGCCCGCAGGCGCTGGGCCGCGCACTGCTGATCCTTGTTCCGACGATGCAGCTGGTAGCGATCGGCTGTTACGCCCTTGCCGCGCAACGCTACCGCCGCGACATCATCGAGGAGTCCTGA
- a CDS encoding TIGR03620 family F420-dependent LLM class oxidoreductase — MTTNRLPAATRDGGFALYDQFGAFGAWLNPALGDQARIHYAPELEELGFGTIWLGIGADPVGDLSLVEGVLDATQTVTVATAVINMWQDRAEDVATHYHRLADTFGARLVLGVGLGHPESTQTYRRPYTHMVGYVDTLRSSGVPAEKIVVAALGQKTLALAGARTLGAHPYNTTAEHTRFARDIMGPSALLAVEHKVVVTEDAEYARSIGRTMIANPYLRLRNYTSNLVRHGFTEEDVAGSGSDRLIDAMVLHGTPTRIFDQLADHVVAGANHVAIQVLTEQHGASPMAEYRALAKYLPARTSG, encoded by the coding sequence GTGACCACGAACCGTCTGCCTGCCGCGACACGTGATGGAGGATTTGCCTTGTACGACCAATTCGGCGCGTTCGGCGCTTGGCTGAACCCGGCCCTCGGGGATCAGGCCCGCATCCACTATGCCCCCGAGCTCGAGGAGCTCGGTTTCGGCACCATCTGGCTGGGAATCGGCGCCGACCCCGTCGGTGACCTGTCCTTGGTCGAGGGGGTGCTGGATGCCACGCAGACGGTGACAGTCGCCACCGCGGTCATCAACATGTGGCAGGACCGTGCCGAGGACGTCGCCACCCACTATCACCGGCTGGCTGACACGTTCGGCGCACGTCTGGTGCTCGGCGTCGGGCTGGGTCACCCCGAGAGCACCCAGACCTACCGCCGGCCGTACACCCACATGGTGGGCTACGTCGACACCCTGCGCAGTTCGGGGGTGCCCGCCGAGAAGATCGTCGTGGCCGCGCTGGGCCAGAAGACCCTCGCGCTCGCCGGTGCTCGCACCCTTGGGGCCCATCCGTACAACACCACTGCCGAGCACACGCGCTTCGCGCGAGACATCATGGGCCCCAGCGCATTGCTGGCGGTGGAGCACAAGGTTGTGGTGACCGAGGACGCCGAATACGCGCGCTCGATCGGCAGGACCATGATCGCGAACCCGTACCTGCGGCTGCGCAACTACACCAGCAACCTGGTGCGCCACGGGTTCACCGAGGAAGATGTCGCCGGTTCGGGAAGTGACCGGCTCATCGATGCCATGGTCCTGCACGGAACGCCGACCAGGATCTTCGACCAGCTTGCCGACCATGTGGTGGCGGGGGCGAATCACGTTGCGATACAGGTGCTCACAGAGCAACACGGCGCTTCGCCGATGGCGGAGTACCGCGCGTTGGCGAAGTACCTTCCCGCCCGCACTTCCGGCTGA